The Arachis hypogaea cultivar Tifrunner chromosome 14, arahy.Tifrunner.gnm2.J5K5, whole genome shotgun sequence DNA window aaattaaaatatatattacatacCTATTATATGtatgttaattaattttgtaaattagtttaattatattttttatattaagtaattttataaattagtttaaattaattaataattataataattaaataggcAGTAGTATAGACAGTTAAAAGAGAATTTGTTGAACATATAAGGCCATTTTACAATGTTTGTCGtcaactataaaatttaattatatttttctttgtattaagtaattttacaaattagtataatctcgaattatatattttgtattattgttatatatgaatttatttaatattagtaTCTTTTAactgtaaattatttttaaatttataaatttaaattatattattgaaaaaaataaattacatttattttaagtattttaattaattaattaagtgggaccacaacaggaactaaagttagttcctcctaatggagaagagagagatgttttgagttcctatttactgtttatgacgcaaaagctgatgtggagttactttttatgacaggtgggccataaacaagaactgggatgagttccctactggagatggtcttaATTCCTACAACGCCATTAACCAAACAATTCCCAAAATATGTTAAGGGAATTTTCAATTCAGCAAGGTAACGACAATCTACCCAAAAACTTAGGTATAATTCTTCATCATTACCACTACTTTTTATATCATCTTCTGATGATTTTAACTTACAAACCCAAATCAAAGCACATGTCACAACAAATGTTGATACATGTAATAGGCTTTGGTATTTAGTAGAAACCAATCTCTTCAAAATCTCCACTTGTTCACGCTTCAACGCAAACCTGTGGCGAACCCTGTCATTAGGGACATTATAGATAGGGTTCATGATGAATTCTCTTGGAGAATTCCACACTGATTCTAAGAAAATGGGGTTAAGCTCATTTGGGTCTTGAATGATGTCTCTATCATGCAATGGCAGAGCAACAAGATTATTCTCTTTAGACCTACAAAGTGAGCTCCAGAACTTGATGAAACTGTGGAAGGCTTTTCCATCGGTGACCACATGGCTGAAGTTGATGCAAATGGTGAAGCCAGAATTGGGAAAAACAGTGACTTGAATTGCCATTGGAGGGATCAACAAGGTGCCATCTTGTAAGGCAATTGTTTGAGGTAACTCAGGAACAAAAGGGTACATGCTTGTAACATCTCTTGAGGATGTGAGGGGCTTGTGGCTTTGGAGGGAATACTATGTGTGAAGATAAAGGGAAGAAGTGTTGAAGAGTGAGTGAAAGTGAGTTTTTGAGATTTGGAAGCAGTGTTTGCATGAAGTGTGTTGTGGTGTGAGGGAATTCATAGAAGAAGATGCGTGTACATGTAACAGGACAGCATAAAAATGGAAGATCAAAGAAAGTAAGTGGAAGAGAGGTTGAAGGAACAGAACCTGGTGGAGGACCAACTTGACATTGCTCTATGATTTTCACTACTGTGTCATCATGATTCAACTTGTTAGCCATGGAGACTTTGTGGTTTATTATTTTTGAACAACTGCAAGATTCAAGATATGGTTAGTATAtagaaaagaaatccaagaaagacAAAAAGACTTGTCTCTATCATGAcagatattttaataataatgcaACTCTAGTGAAACTGTGAAAGTCAAAATTTCACACTACAATCGGACAAATTGTTAGGCCAAATGGCCAATCATCATAAAGAACTTAAATAAATACATGATATCAGATATAATAATGGTGTAATTACAGGTGTTATAAAATTATAGGTGTTAAATTAAATTCtttcaaaattatatatacattTTAAGAGAATCataaagatcaaaatacaataaaaacttatataaaaaatatttaattactgtgttggtttttataattgttacgataaaaacttaattataaaatctgaTATGGTATAGACACCCAATCATAAAGAAcaaaagtataaaatttaattaaaaattcagtaaaATTATAGGAATTGATAGAATAATTAATCCTGAGAaaaaaaaccttatttaacaaaagaaaatataagaCCAAATGACCAATTATTCTCTGAACATGCATGACCTGGTATTGCAATTGAATCCCAATAACATAATTCTTCcacttactgaaataaataaCCATGGCCACAAAAAGAGATTAAAATATATAGTAGCTACTGGAGATATATACGAGCCAAAGCTCATAATTATTACTTTTGAGGAAATTAATTATTCACCCTCCTTGATTGCAATATCAGCAAGGAGGTGTTCCAAAATAGAGTTGAATTTATGCATTTGAGTCCTCCCAAGAGCTACTCCAACTTGAATTCCACCTTCTTTTTCTCTACAATCAGAAAGGGTGACCAATCTTGAATCTGCTTGAAGCACCTCACTTAACATAGGTTTTCCCCACCCAAAATCAGTTTCATACGCATCAAACTTTGGTGAACCTGCAATAGCCACAGCATGCTGCTCCATTGATCCAAATTTACTAAAACATGACATCAATGTGTCAACATTCTTATACGGTTCAGATTGCATTTCTCTAATCTTGTTTCCAATGGCAACCGCTGCTTCAAAAATACCATTTTGTCCCACTAGCTTGTTCCTCTTTATAGCTGTGTTTGCATTAATCAAACAATTTCCAAAATATGTCAAAGGAATTTTCAGTTTAGCAAGGTAGCGACAATCAACccaaaaataaaagtataaatcttcatcatcatttggATGAGTATTCATCACTTCTGATTTTACCTTACAAACCCAAATCAAAGAACATGTCACAACAAACGTTGACACATGTAATGTCCCCACCAAACCATGGCTTTGGCAATTAGCAGACACTAACTTCTTTAAATTCTCAACATGATCATTCCTTAGAACAAAGGAGCGGCGCACCATGTCACTAGGAACATCACGGACAATAGTCAAGGTGCTTTTTCTCGGAGAATTCCATAATGTTCCTAAGAAAATAGAGTTAAGCCCTTTTGGGTCTTGAATAATCATGTCTCTGTCATGCAGTGGCAGAGCAATAGAGTTCTCTCTAGACCCTCAAATTGAAGCCCAAAACTTGATGAAGTTATGAAAGGATCTACCATCTGCAATCACGTGATAGAAGTTGATGCATATGGTGAAGCCATAGTTGGGAAAGATTGTTACTTGAATGGCCATAGGAGGGATCAACAAGGTGCCATCTTCTAAGGCATGTGGTGAGGGCAAAATGGGAACAAAAGGGTGCAAGCACGTGACATCTCTTGGTGTGTCAGATACGAGGTTGTTTAGATTTGTTGTTGTGGATTCAGCAACTATGAAAGGAAGAGTGTCACCTTCTGAGTAGAGAATATGAGGGAATAGAGATTGAAAGAGGAACAGAACCTGGTGGAGGACCAACTTGGAACTGCTCTAACACCTTTACTTTGTGATCATAATCATTATGATTATTCATCTTGTTAGCCATGGTATTATGGAAACTTTGGGTATAGAATTATTGTGGTGGTTGATTTGAGGAACAAGTCAAGAAATGGCCATATAATAATAGAAGGTAGTATCTTTACTCTATTACAGAGAATGAGAGAAGTTTTATGCATTCATAGCTCTTGGTCAAAGTCAAAGCATGACAAAAAAAGAAAGTATATAATTAAACATTAGAgataaggagagagagagagagagaaaataaaaaataacacataGACTTTTCAACTTGTTTGATAAACTCAAATACATAAGCAAATGTTCGTGTACAAGAATAATGATCTCTAAACTCTTCTAAAAACACATAAATAGAGGTGTTTCAATCTTGATGAAGTACAAGATTTGTAAGAAGCTCATTCAAAATGATGTTGAATTTGTGCATGTGACTCTTTTCAAGTGCTATCCCAACTTCAATTCCACCTTCTATGTCTCTACAATCAGAGAGGGAGAATACTCCTGGAGAATTTACATGACCTACTTCACTCAATTTAGGTTTTCCCCATCCAAAATCACTCTCATACGCACCTAGCTTTGGTGAACCTGCAATAGCCAACAAACGCTGCCTTATTCTTACAACATTCCTACATATTGACATCAATGTTTCAACACCCTTATAGGGATCACATTGCAATTCTCTAACTTTACTTCCAATAGCAATAGCTGCCTCAAAAAGACCATTTTGCCCCACTAACTTGCTCCTTTTCATTGTAGCTAAGCCACTAACCAAACAATTTCCAAAGTATGTTAAGGGAATTTTCATTTCAC harbors:
- the LOC112744620 gene encoding coumaroyl-CoA:anthocyanidin 3-O-glucoside-6''-O-coumaroyltransferase 2-like; translated protein: MANKMNNHNDYDHKVKVLEQFQVGPPPEGDTLPFIVAESTTTNLNNLVSDTPRDVTCLHPFVPILPSPHALEDGTLLIPPMAIQVTIFPNYGFTICINFYHVIADGTLWNSPRKSTLTIVRDVPSDMVRRSFVLRNDHVENLKKLVSANCQSHGLVGTLHVSTFVVTCSLIWVCKVKSEVMNTHPNDDEDLYFYFWVDCRYLAKLKIPLTYFGNCLINANTAIKRNKLVGQNGIFEAAVAIGNKIREMQSEPYKNVDTLMSCFSKFGSMEQHAVAIAGSPKFDAYETDFGWGKPMLSEVLQADSRLVTLSDCREKEGGIQVGVALGRTQMHKFNSILEHLLADIAIKEGE